The Heptranchias perlo isolate sHepPer1 chromosome X, sHepPer1.hap1, whole genome shotgun sequence genomic interval GCAAAAAGATGCAAAGAGATTTTACACTTTATTTGGGAAACGCCTTTTTATCTCCTCAATGTTTAATTTTACAATTAACTTAATTTGCTCTATTTCCTgaacaaacttcaggcacaaactatGGCTCTAAactgaaaacaatcatttattattaatacgctagaaaaattgacattagaatttaaacaatATCTTGGGTTGAtgtccgatttagaattgcttgaacaacaataaaacaacacattctgaattcccaaaacgcataaccgtttggaaatcaaatgtctatcttagactaaccccataacgaaagttatatACTGATAGTTGGCTCAGGTTTGCCGGgatattccaggtattttgatggatggcGTTGTCGGGTGGCGTGGCTTTCTCTTGTAGCCAGGTCATCTGGCAATCCACAGGCAATCtttaaacctgcatcgaggcatcaaaccgtgaggtagcgagcagtcatgaataGTCCAGGTGAGGTgatgctgccaggaagcgaaaggcgagATTGAAGCAGTCGTCGTTGATCTGTGTCCCTCTCCACTCAAAttctgccaatttttaaaaaaacctttttaacacagaaccacacctctggggcgGTGGCTTATCAACAAAAGGTTCCTCCAAATTTAACCCACCATTAATGGGCACTTCACTTGTTTCCCTCAgtttccacaacgtaaccaagttaagtcgccAGATGATTTTTCATTACATCGAGCGGCTGAGGAAAGACCCGCAAAAAGTCATGGACAGGGTGAGGTACacagactgagtgactttattgtgcagcatcCAGGCAGTACCTTTAGAACTGTCAAAAATAAATCTAAATGAGTGTTCCCCTAAATCAAACGTGAATTTGCCTATTTCGCCTGCTGCTGTTCttctggtcagcactctcacactccaggctgatgatacagtttgtttggttgtttaatgctttctctctctaccctcttgTCACTTTATATGTTTGCCCGTCTTTAATTGTATTTGTCCTCTGTGTATATCGCTGATGTCTGTTTATTTTCCGTGTGTTTATCGACCTCGTTATATCCACTTCTACTTTAATTTATGTCTCTCTGCCGCTGTTCATGCCTCTACCTTTTTCTATCTGTTACTCTTGTCTTTTTTTTcgatttgcctctctctctctcactgtccgtagGTCGCagcctgtcttctctctctgcctgccctgCCTTTTTCACATGTGCCTCCCTGTCCCTCGCGctgattgtctctctctccctctgacttcaTCCGTCGTTTTGTCTCTTCAGTTAGTATCCAGCCCTTTcagagatacagtgggtggctctgaaaagagcctttgggatatcagattaaatcttggccgctttacttgctcttggtgctcacattgctggttttcttctgcagcagcacggcctggatattaggcagcaccccgccctgagcgatggtcacccgtcccaggagcttgttgagctcctcgtcgttgcggatggcgagttgcaggtgtctggggatgatgcgggtcttcttgttgtcccgggccgcgttgccggccagctcgagaatttcagccgtcagatactcgagcacagcggccagatagaccggggctccggcacccacacgttcagcgtagttcccctttcgcaggtgcctgtgaacacggcccacagggaactgcagtccggcccgggatgagcgagacttggctttggaccgagctttaccgccggtttttcctcttccagacatttccacaatctcacaaacactttcacaaagaattaaGAATGACTTCTGTATTTTCCCTTCTGAGAGACTGAAAGATCATCTGATTGGTTGTTCCTTATtacacctcatttgcctatttcattaaccaatcagatagctggAAATTAGAAGAGGGCGCGATTGACCGGCCTCAACGGTCAGACCAGGAATTTTATGAATtacaaaaagcccgccaatttcagtgcaGTGAAGGATCGGATTTCGATCAATGTCgccctgagcacaagattttaaacccgttctttttatcttgtcttattcagcgctTCCCGTCACTAATCGCTCGctctgttttaaaatctgctttaaattaTGGCTCATTCGACCATCGCTTTCAAACTGCACCGGACGGGACTAAAgccccattcacagcattccgtgaaAGGACACATTTGAATTTAGTGTTTAGAAAAGTGAAACTTCTCAGAGCCGGGAGAGCTTCTGTGAAAAGAGGGACCAGGACAGAGCTCTCATTCTGCCCCGATTCCGCTGTTACTGCAAGGGGTGGGGTTACTGTTAATCTGGGGATTTTCAGGTCAATCCAAAAATAGACTGAGACTGAGAACGGAATCGCTGAGGGGGTCATAAAGGGGATGAGAGGCCAGAATAGTAATGCTTTAAGAACAAAACAAATGGGAAGGAGCGGATGATAAACTCGTGTTCATTTTTGGGGCCAGGGATTTGAACGGGGTAGTTCGAGTCACTTTTCGATTGGAATCATAATATTGCTGCAATAAAACGATCCTTAGTAAATATACAGGAAatgcagctctttcagagaggttgtgggtggctcttaaaagagccgttgtttttttttcacttcattgtcgagttttacttggagctggtgtatttggtcaccgcctttgtcccttctgacacggcgtgcttggccagttccccaggcagcagcaggcgcacggcggtctggatctccagGGAGCTGATAgtcgcccgcttgttgtaatgggccaggcgggaagcctcacctgcgatgcgctcgaaaatatcggtcacaaaggagttcatgatgcccatg includes:
- the LOC137306909 gene encoding histone H2B 1/2-like, whose amino-acid sequence is MCSVSVFVIGGRKAAPKKGAKKTLSKAPAKGGKKRRKSRKESYSIYIYKVMRQVQLDTGISSKAMGIMNSFVTDIFERIAGEASRLAHYNKRATISSLEIQTAVRLLLPGELAKHAVSEGTKAVTKYTSSK